The proteins below are encoded in one region of Candidatus Rokuibacteriota bacterium:
- a CDS encoding glutamine--tRNA ligase (catalyzes a two-step reaction, first charging a glutamine molecule by linking its carboxyl group to the alpha-phosphate of ATP, followed by transfer of the aminoacyl-adenylate to its tRNA), whose protein sequence is RRRGYTPESIRDFCARVGVAKKANVIDVAVLEHAVREDLNRRASRALAVLRPIKVVIENYPEDRVEALEAINNPEDPGAGTRWLPFSRELFIEREDFMEVPPKKFFRLSPGSEVRLRYAYILKCESVVKDATGAVTELRCTIDPESLRGETAQRRVKGTIHWVSAAHAHDAEVRLYDRLFASELPDAHDNWLADLNPNSLEVLTGCKVEAALAANAPGSSFQFERQGYFCMDLDSTPAAPVFNRTVTLKDAWARMQAKG, encoded by the coding sequence TGCGCCGCCGCGGGTACACGCCGGAGTCGATCCGGGATTTCTGCGCGCGTGTGGGTGTGGCGAAGAAGGCCAACGTGATCGACGTGGCCGTGCTCGAGCACGCCGTCCGCGAGGACCTGAACCGGCGGGCCAGCCGGGCACTGGCCGTGCTCCGCCCGATCAAGGTGGTTATCGAGAACTACCCGGAGGATCGTGTCGAGGCGCTGGAAGCCATCAACAACCCCGAGGACCCGGGGGCCGGCACGCGCTGGCTGCCGTTCTCCCGGGAGCTCTTCATCGAGCGCGAGGACTTCATGGAAGTCCCGCCGAAGAAGTTCTTCCGGCTCTCGCCTGGGAGCGAAGTGCGGTTGCGCTACGCCTATATCCTGAAGTGCGAATCGGTCGTGAAGGACGCCACGGGTGCCGTGACGGAACTGCGCTGCACCATCGACCCGGAGTCGCTGAGGGGTGAAACGGCCCAGCGCCGGGTGAAGGGCACCATTCACTGGGTATCCGCCGCCCATGCCCACGATGCGGAAGTGCGCCTCTACGACCGGCTGTTCGCCTCGGAACTGCCCGACGCGCACGACAACTGGCTGGCGGACCTGAACCCGAACTCGCTTGAGGTCCTGACGGGCTGCAAAGTGGAGGCGGCGCTCGCCGCGAATGCGCCCGGCTCGAGCTTCCAGTTCGAGCGGCAGGGCTACTTCTGCATGGACCTCGACTCCACGCCCGCCGCGCCGGTCTTCAACCGCACGGTCACCCTGAAGGACGCCTGGGCCCGCATGCAGGCGAAGGGATAG
- a CDS encoding DUF2442 domain-containing protein — MASSALAVESALARQVRVTADHLVVELQDDRVVSVPLSWFPRLAGGTPAERRRWILLGGGLGIHWPALDEDIEVEALLLGQPSTESPASLRRWRARKGPANKRMEPTRKLPR, encoded by the coding sequence ATGGCTTCTTCCGCTCTGGCCGTTGAATCCGCGTTGGCGCGGCAGGTTCGTGTAACAGCCGACCACTTGGTGGTCGAGTTGCAGGACGACCGCGTGGTGTCGGTGCCCCTGTCGTGGTTTCCCCGTTTGGCCGGAGGCACACCAGCCGAACGTCGGCGCTGGATCCTGCTGGGTGGCGGCCTTGGCATCCATTGGCCCGCGCTGGACGAGGACATCGAGGTCGAGGCGCTGCTTTTGGGGCAGCCCTCCACAGAGAGCCCCGCTTCGTTGCGTCGGTGGCGGGCACGCAAGGGCCCGGCTAACAAACGAATGGAGCCGACGCGGAAGCTCCCTCGATAA